ATGTAGAAGGTGTATCCTGCATTACCTTTAATCTTTTGCTTCCGTATTTGTGATGGATGACATGCGACAGTTTCATTCAGTGTTGATGCTTACCGAGGGTGGTCGAAAGCCAAGGCGCTGCCTGGAAATACTGCCTAAAATTGATATGATTTCCCCTTTTGTCTTAGCACCTCCCTGCGTTTTTCATAGTCAGGCATTATCATGCCAAGGTATTTCCAGAACGATTTCGAGTGGTTCCTGTATTTGAGATGGCAAAGCTCATGGACTACCACATAGTCAACAAGGCTCATGGGTGCCATTATAATTCTCCAGTTAAACCTTAAAACCCCTTTTGTGCTGCAGCTACCCCATATTTTCTTCTGGTCCCTTATAAGGACAGAGGGAACAGTTAATCCCATTTTGTCAGCGTAAATTTCAACACGTTTGCGAATGCGTCTTGCTGCCTGGATCTTATACCATTTGGTTATTGCATCCCTGATCTCTTCAGGAACTTTCCCGTTTTTACCTGCCGTATTCATTATGACCTCAAGACGGCCCCTATACATCCGCACAACAGTTTTCTTTATATCCCTGTCTTTCAGTATCTTGAGTCTCATGTGACGCCCGAGGTAATAAAATGATTCGCCACTTACAAATTCTTTTTTTACTTGTTGCGAAACATCATTTAGAGACCCCAGTTTTGTAATGATCCATTCTGCTTTTGATTTAACTACATGAGTCAGTCTCGAATAGGATGTGTTAACTGGTACCC
This genomic window from bacterium BMS3Abin08 contains:
- a CDS encoding WLM domain protein is translated as MNKVIFGRKTIRFSVIRSTRRKKTIALSIEPDGKVLVRVPVNTSYSRLTHVVKSKAEWIITKLGSLNDVSQQVKKEFVSGESFYYLGRHMRLKILKDRDIKKTVVRMYRGRLEVIMNTAGKNGKVPEEIRDAITKWYKIQAARRIRKRVEIYADKMGLTVPSVLIRDQKKIWGSCSTKGVLRFNWRIIMAPMSLVDYVVVHELCHLKYRNHSKSFWKYLGMIMPDYEKRREVLRQKGKSYQF